One Mycoplasma wenyonii str. Massachusetts DNA window includes the following coding sequences:
- a CDS encoding iron chelate uptake ABC transporter family permease subunit — MSSSIQAYNRPANYIYNFNFSSNTNPKDIPLSSLFSNKKFLLATLSLFALSLIFFNLYRKAESGELEQLLSPLFGFRAPAKGGEATKELSFLPYQKIVWIILASLIAATLLAISGNISQSLLQNPLADSSTLGMMDGAAFGLIALKAFLGSSIGNFYWTHFVVSFFFSFIVFSLILFLFNRKPAWERHNLCATLILFGLVLNIFFRTAIHLIKEYSAVSLTTSFALAIGGAENIYELFPHQFSLIQIAFPIAIVLLFSVRLLAKNLNLAELGFDQAHSLGVNIKLLQFFGYLIILCCNTLTINLVGNIAFLGLISTHIARKVLGTRKYESIIPVSCMVSICLLLSAITINSFLPYISSSNLIVALGATFLLFLNKK; from the coding sequence ATGTCTAGTAGTATTCAGGCCTATAATAGGCCTGCTAACTATATATATAACTTCAATTTTTCTTCAAACACTAATCCCAAGGATATCCCCTTAAGCTCTCTTTTCTCTAATAAAAAGTTTTTACTAGCCACTCTCTCCCTTTTCGCACTCTCCCTCATATTCTTCAATCTCTATAGAAAAGCTGAAAGCGGAGAGCTAGAGCAACTCCTTTCTCCTTTATTTGGATTTAGAGCTCCCGCTAAGGGAGGAGAGGCAACAAAAGAATTATCTTTCCTACCTTACCAAAAAATTGTCTGAATTATTCTTGCCTCTCTGATTGCAGCAACTCTTTTAGCTATCTCAGGAAATATCTCTCAATCCTTATTACAGAACCCACTAGCTGACAGTTCCACCTTAGGAATGATGGATGGAGCTGCCTTTGGCTTAATTGCCTTAAAGGCTTTTTTAGGTTCTAGTATTGGGAATTTCTACTGAACTCACTTTGTAGTCTCTTTCTTCTTTTCCTTTATTGTTTTTTCTTTAATTCTCTTTCTCTTTAATAGAAAGCCTGCATGAGAGAGACACAATCTCTGTGCAACGCTAATACTCTTTGGGTTAGTACTGAATATCTTTTTCAGAACAGCTATTCACTTAATTAAGGAATACAGTGCGGTGTCTTTGACGACCTCATTCGCCTTAGCTATTGGAGGGGCTGAAAACATTTATGAGTTATTTCCCCATCAATTCTCTCTTATTCAAATAGCCTTTCCAATTGCAATAGTTCTACTCTTTTCAGTGAGATTATTGGCAAAGAATTTAAATCTAGCAGAGTTAGGTTTTGACCAAGCTCACTCTCTGGGAGTAAATATAAAGCTATTACAGTTTTTTGGCTATCTGATTATCTTGTGTTGTAATACCTTAACTATTAACTTAGTCGGGAATATAGCCTTTCTAGGTCTTATTAGTACCCATATAGCTAGAAAGGTACTAGGAACAAGAAAGTATGAGAGCATCATTCCTGTTTCCTGCATGGTCTCTATTTGTTTATTGCTTTCAGCAATAACTATTAACTCTTTTCTTCCTTATATCTCTAGCTCTAACTTAATAGTTGCTTTAGGAGCCACTTTTCTTCTCTTTTTGAACAAAAAGTAG
- a CDS encoding NAD(P)H-dependent oxidoreductase: MKSKGLIVCGSNSQESKSLTLAKQLSEGLSIPTFYLNSSDEIPLLNNEIIASSEFPPTINWLVEKIQETKSLILVFPQYNYNFSGFFKNVLDWCSLSSRRIFQSKRLILVGVSQTSAREEEFKKIITWTLESLGATEVTLFNFLPESQVEELISQIQEYV; the protein is encoded by the coding sequence TTGAAGAGCAAGGGGCTAATAGTCTGTGGAAGTAATAGTCAAGAGTCCAAGAGTCTCACTTTAGCAAAACAGCTCTCTGAAGGCCTTTCTATCCCCACTTTTTATCTCAATTCTTCAGATGAGATTCCCTTACTCAATAATGAAATAATTGCAAGCAGTGAGTTCCCCCCAACCATTAATTGGTTAGTTGAGAAGATACAAGAGACAAAGAGCTTAATACTTGTATTTCCTCAGTACAACTACAACTTTTCTGGTTTTTTCAAGAATGTCTTAGATTGATGTAGTCTTTCTTCTAGACGAATATTTCAATCCAAGAGATTAATACTAGTAGGAGTTAGTCAAACTTCAGCAAGAGAAGAAGAATTCAAAAAGATTATTACTTGAACTCTTGAATCTTTAGGGGCAACTGAAGTAACTCTTTTTAATTTCCTTCCTGAATCTCAAGTAGAGGAATTAATTAGCCAAATTCAAGAATATGTCTAG